The Streptomyces racemochromogenes DNA segment AACGCCTTCGTCGTCGGCCTGGTCGGCTTCGCCCTGGCTTCCGCCCTCGGCGGCGCCGCGACCGGCGAGGCCATGATGCTGGGCGCCCGCGCCCTCCAGGGTGCCTTCGGCGCGCTCCTCGCCCCGGCCGCGCTCTCCCTGCTCGCGGTCACCTTCACCGACGCCAAGGAGCGCGCCAAGGCCTTCGGCATCTACGGCGCTATCGCGGGCGGCGGCGGCGCCGTCGGCCTGATCCTCGGCGGGTTCCTCACCGAGTACCTCAACTGGCGCTGGACCTTCTTCGTCAACATCCCCTTCGCGGTCGTCGCGGCCGTCGGCGCCTGGCTGGTCATCCGCGAGCCGGCCGGCTCGCGCAACAGCGCCCGCCTCGACGTCCCCGGCGTGATCCTCTCGACCCTGGGCCTGGTCGCCCTCGTCTACGGCTTCACCCGCGCCGAGTCCGCCGGCTGGTCGGACACGGTCACCGTGGCCATGTTCGTCGCCTCGGCGCTGCTCCTCGCCGCCTTCGTGTTCGTCGAGTCCCGGGTGAAGTCCCCGCTGCTGCCGCTGCGCGTCCTGCTGGAGCGCAACCGCGGCGGTGTCTACCTCTCGCTGGGCCTGGCCGTCATCTCCATGTTCGGCCTGTTCCTCTTCCTCACCTACTACCTCCAGGTCGTGAAGGGCTTCTCGCCGGTCAAGACCGGTTTCGCCTTCCTGCCGATGATCGCGGGCATGATCACGGGCTCCACCCAGATCGGCGCCCGCCTGATGACCCGGGTCGCCCCGCGCCTGCTGATGGGCCCCGGCTTCCTGCTCGCCGGCGCCGGCATGCTGATGCTGACGCAGCTGGAGGTCGGCTCCTCCTACCCGGCGCTGATCCTGCCCGCGCAGCTGCTGCTGGGCCTCGGCATGGGCACGGCCTTCATGCCGGCCATGTCCCTGTCGACGTACGGGGTCGACCCGGCCGACGCCGGCGTGGCCTCGGCCATGGTCAACACCTCGCAGCAGGTGGGCGGCGCGATCGGCACCGCCCTGCTGAACACCATCGCCGCGTCCGCGACCACCGCCTACCTGACCGACCACGCGGCCGAGGCCGCGGCGGGCGGCCCGGCCGGGAAGCTGGTGCAGGCGCAGGCCATGGTCGAGGGCTACTCGTCCGCGATCTGGTGGGCCGTCGGCATCCTCGTCGCCAGCTCGGCCATCGCGTTCACGCTGATCAACACCGGCCGTCCGGGCCACGGCGGCCCGGTCGCCTCCGGCTCGGGCGCCGGCGAGGACGCCGAGTTCAAGGTTCCGGTGATCGCCCACTGACGGGGCGGTACCGCGTGCGGGAATGACTGACCACCCCGTCTCGTTCAAATTTGAACGAGACGGGGTTAGTCTTTTCGAGGGACCCCGCACCGCACGCACCCACGACCCAGCCCGAGGAGCGCCCCCGTGACCACCGAGACCTCCCGCATGCCGGCGCTGTACCTCAGCCACGGGGCCCCGCCGCTCGCCGACGACCCGCTCTGGCCGGCCGAGCTCGCCGCCTGGTCGGCGGCCCTGCCCCGGCCGCGCGCGATCCTGATGGTCTCCGCGCACTGGGAGGAGGCCCCGCTGGCGCTCGGCGCCGTCGAGGCCGTCCCGCTCGTCTACGACTTCTGGGGCTTCCCCGAGCACTACTACCGGGTGCGGTACGGGGCCCCGGGCGCCCCGGAGCTCGCCGCCTCGGTGCGCGCCCTGCTCAAGGCGCCCGGCACCCCGGTCCAGGACATCCCGGACCGCGGCCTGGACCACGGCGCGTACGTCCCGCTCGTCGAGATGTACCCGGAGGCCGACATACCCGTCCTCCAGATCTCCCTGCCCACGCTGGACCCGGCCCGGCTGATGGACATCGGCCGCAAGCTGGCCCCGCTGCGCGACGAGGGCGTCCTGATCGTCGGGAGCGGCTTCTTCACCCACAACCTGGCCGCGCTGCGGCACACCGGGCCGGGAGTGCCCGGCTGGTCGGCGGAGTTCGACCACTGGGGCCGCGAGGCGCTGGCCGCGCAGGACGTCGACGCCCTGCTCGACTTCGAGGCCAAGTCCCCGGCGGGCCGCCTGGCCCACCCCCGCACGGAGCACTTCGCCCCGCTCTTCGTCACCCTCGGGGCCGCCGGATCCGACCTCGCCGCCCAGCACACCCCGGTGGACGGCTTCTGGATGGGCCTGTCGAAGCGCTCCGTCCAGTTCGGTGCCGCACCCGGCCGGGCCGCCTAGGGGACGCGGGCGGGCCCGGTGACCTGCTCGCCGATCACGAAGCCCCGGGCCGGCCCCTCGGGCACGACCACCGAGGTCCCGTACGGGGCCCGCACCTCGCCCGCGTACCGCGCCTCGTCGGGGACGGGGCCGGTCAGCAAGCTGACCGTGCCGTGGCCGTCGTAGTCGTCGACGATCACGTAGACCGGGATCCCGGCCCGGGCGTACGCGCGGCGCTTGCGGACCCGGTCCCGCGCGACGTCCTGCGGGCCCGGGGCGACGACCTCGGCCACCAGGGGCACGCTCGACGCCTTGATGCCCAGCTCCCCCCGGGCGGCGTGCCCGGTGAGGTCGTCCGGGGCGAGGAGCACGTCCGGCGCCCAGGCCTGGTAGCCGCCGACCACGTACATCGCCATGTAGGGGGCGTACGGGCCCCCGTCCAGGTGGGAGGCCAGCCGGGACCGCAGCCGGTTCGCGGTGAGGGCGTGCGTGAACGGCCGCCCCACCCGCCACATCTCGATCAGCCCCTCCACGATCTCGACGCGGAACGTCTCGGGCGGGTCGATGGCCTGCCAGGCCCGCCAGAGGGCCTTGTCGAGATCGGGGTCTGCCTCGGGACGGGCGCTCGTCGGCGCCGCGGTGCGGGACGGCCGCGGGATGTGTGCGATCACCCCCGGCACGCTACGGCCGGAGCGGGGCATGCCGTAGGAATATGCCCGCGCTTCACCCGGACGAGGGCCGAATCACCCGGACGGGCGCACGTACGACACGCGTTCGCCGCCTTGGGGTGATATAGGGCGCCTTGCCGCACCTTGTCTTGTTTTCAGCGATTCGATCGCCGGTCCAGGCAACCAGGAGCGGGCGCGGCCCGTCTTCAGGGTGGGAACGCCCCCGCGGGTGGCACCGCCCCGGCTCGAACCGGGAGTGGCGGATGTGACGGCCGTCTCACGGACGCCGTCGCCGCACGGCTCCGCGGGTACCTCGGCGCCGGCCCTCAGGACCGGCCTGACCTGCGCGTTCCCGGGTTCTCGCAGGAGATCGCCGTCCCCCGGTCCGAGGGGTGGCGGGGCAGGATACTGCAAGATCTCGCAAAAGGGAGACCAGCGTGGGAATTCTGTCCCGATTCCAGTCGTTGTTTCCTTTCGGAAGCGGGCACTCGGAAGAGTGTCCGAGGACGCACCGCGACCGATTCATCGCATCGCAAGGGAGCACGCATGGCAACCCGCGCCGTCGCCCGTCGTCAGTCCACGAGCAGCGCCCGCGCTGCGGGCGGGGAAATCGTCGACCGCGACCTGGTCGGCATGTACCTCGACGAGATCGCGCGCACCCCGCTGCTCGACGCCGCCAGGGAAGTGGAGCTCTCGCAGATCATCGAGGCGGGCGTGTACGCCCGGCAGATCCTCGACGGCGAGATAGAGCGTGACGGGGAGATGCCCGCCCGCGAGGAGCTGGAAGCCCTGGCCGCCGAAGGCGAGCGCGCCAAGGAAGTCTTCATCCGGTCCAACCTCCGCCTGGTCGTGGCCGTCGCCCGCCGCTACCCCCGCAGCGGCCTGCCCCTGCTCGACCTCATCCAGGAGGGCAACGCCGGCCTGGTCCGGGCCGTCGAGAAGTTCGACTACGCCAAGGGCTTCAAGTTCTCCACGTACGCCACGTGGTGGATCCGCCAGGCCATCACCCGCTCCATCGCGGACCAGTCCCGCACCATCCGCCTCCCCGTCCACCTCGTGGAGGAGCTCGGCCGGATCCGCCGCATCCAGCGCGAGTTCAACCGCGAGAACGGCCGCGACCCGGAGCACGCCGAGATCGCCGCCGAACTCGACACCACCGAGAAGCGCGTGGGCGACGTCCTGGACTGGGCGCGCGACCCGGTCAGCCTCAACATGTCGGTCGACGACGAGGGCGACACCCAGTTCGGCGACCTGCTGGAGGACACCTCCGCGATCTCGCCCGAACAGTCCGTGCTGTCCCTGCTGCGCAGCGAGGAGCTGGAGGACCTCCTCGGCAAGCTCGACCAGCGCACGGCCTCCATCATCAAGATGCGCTACGGCATCGAGGACGGCCGCGAGCGGACCCTGACCGAGGTCGGCAAGCAGCACGGCCTGACCCGCGAGCGGATCCGCCAGATCGAGAAGCACGCCCTGCTGGAGCTCAAGCGCATGGCC contains these protein-coding regions:
- a CDS encoding MFS transporter; the protein is MPKTAASTAPAAVDPSRWKALVFIALAQLMVVLDATIVNIALPSAQTDLGISDGNRQWVITAYALAFGGLLLFGGRIADKWGRKNAFVVGLVGFALASALGGAATGEAMMLGARALQGAFGALLAPAALSLLAVTFTDAKERAKAFGIYGAIAGGGGAVGLILGGFLTEYLNWRWTFFVNIPFAVVAAVGAWLVIREPAGSRNSARLDVPGVILSTLGLVALVYGFTRAESAGWSDTVTVAMFVASALLLAAFVFVESRVKSPLLPLRVLLERNRGGVYLSLGLAVISMFGLFLFLTYYLQVVKGFSPVKTGFAFLPMIAGMITGSTQIGARLMTRVAPRLLMGPGFLLAGAGMLMLTQLEVGSSYPALILPAQLLLGLGMGTAFMPAMSLSTYGVDPADAGVASAMVNTSQQVGGAIGTALLNTIAASATTAYLTDHAAEAAAGGPAGKLVQAQAMVEGYSSAIWWAVGILVASSAIAFTLINTGRPGHGGPVASGSGAGEDAEFKVPVIAH
- a CDS encoding dioxygenase family protein gives rise to the protein MPALYLSHGAPPLADDPLWPAELAAWSAALPRPRAILMVSAHWEEAPLALGAVEAVPLVYDFWGFPEHYYRVRYGAPGAPELAASVRALLKAPGTPVQDIPDRGLDHGAYVPLVEMYPEADIPVLQISLPTLDPARLMDIGRKLAPLRDEGVLIVGSGFFTHNLAALRHTGPGVPGWSAEFDHWGREALAAQDVDALLDFEAKSPAGRLAHPRTEHFAPLFVTLGAAGSDLAAQHTPVDGFWMGLSKRSVQFGAAPGRAA
- a CDS encoding Uma2 family endonuclease; this translates as MIAHIPRPSRTAAPTSARPEADPDLDKALWRAWQAIDPPETFRVEIVEGLIEMWRVGRPFTHALTANRLRSRLASHLDGGPYAPYMAMYVVGGYQAWAPDVLLAPDDLTGHAARGELGIKASSVPLVAEVVAPGPQDVARDRVRKRRAYARAGIPVYVIVDDYDGHGTVSLLTGPVPDEARYAGEVRAPYGTSVVVPEGPARGFVIGEQVTGPARVP
- a CDS encoding sigma-70 family RNA polymerase sigma factor gives rise to the protein MATRAVARRQSTSSARAAGGEIVDRDLVGMYLDEIARTPLLDAAREVELSQIIEAGVYARQILDGEIERDGEMPAREELEALAAEGERAKEVFIRSNLRLVVAVARRYPRSGLPLLDLIQEGNAGLVRAVEKFDYAKGFKFSTYATWWIRQAITRSIADQSRTIRLPVHLVEELGRIRRIQREFNRENGRDPEHAEIAAELDTTEKRVGDVLDWARDPVSLNMSVDDEGDTQFGDLLEDTSAISPEQSVLSLLRSEELEDLLGKLDQRTASIIKMRYGIEDGRERTLTEVGKQHGLTRERIRQIEKHALLELKRMARDTGFDAVA